In the Campylobacter concisus genome, CTTGATTTTGGATCATAAGCGACCACTTTTGCGCCAGCTTCGTCTAAAAGCTTTATCAAAGTTAGCGAGCTAGCCTCTCTCATATCATCGGTATTTGGCTTAAATGCAAGCCCCCAAAGCGCGATCGTCTTGCCCTTTAGATCTCCACCAAAGAAGTTATAAATTTTCTCAAATAGTACTCTTTTTTGCGCCTTATTTCTTGACTCGACCGCGTTTAAAAGCTCTGGCTCAAATCCATTTTGTCTAGCTGTGTAGATGAGTGCCTCAACGTCTTTTGGAAAGCAGCTGCCGCCGTATCCGCAACCTGGATAGATGAAGCTATATCCGATCCTTGAGTCGCTGCCGATGCCTTTTCTTACTAAATTTACATCAGCGCCCACGCGTTCACAGATATTTGCTATCTCGTTTATGAAGCTTATTTTGGTTGCTAGCATCGAATTTGCAGCGTATTTTGTCATCTCGGCTGATTTTACGTCCATACAAATGAGTCTGTCGTGATTTTTCATAAATGGCTCGTAAAGCTCTCTCATCACGCTAAAGCCCCACTCGCTGCTAGCTCCGATAACTACGCGATCTGGCTTTAAAAAATCTTCAACCGCCGCGCCCTCTTTTAAAAACTCTGGGTTTGAGACGACTTCAAATTTAACCTTTGCATTTCTCTTTTTAAGCTCAGCCTCGATCACCTCATGCACCTTAGCTCCTGTGCCTACCGGAACGGTTGATTTATCGACTACGATTAGCGGTTTGCTTAAATTTTCTCCGATAGATTTTGCCACCGATAGGACATATTTTAAATCCGCCTGTCCATCAGCGCCCATAGGCGTACCAACTGCGATAAATAGCACATCCGCATGCTCTAGTACTTCAGTTATTTGCGTGCTAAATTTAAGCGAGCCATTTTTATAGCACTCACTCACGATATCAGCAAGCCCTGGCTCATATATCGGTACGACGCCATTTTTTAGTGCCTCGATCTTTTTTTCATCGACATCGACGCAGATCACGTCGTTGCCCATCTTAGCAAAGCATGCACCACTCACTAGTCCAACGTATCCAGTTCCAATCACAGCTACTTTCATGCTTATCCTTAAATTTTCTTTTCCCACTCAAGGGCAGTTTTTATGATGAGCGCTAGATCGTCTCTTTTTGGATTCCAGCTTGTTAGCGAGCGCAGTTTGCTTGCGTTTGAGATAAGAATAGCTGGGTCGCCGTCCCTTCTTGGCGCATTTAACACTTTAAAATTTACCCCACTCACCTCTTTTGCAGTCTCGATGACCTCTTTTACGCTAAATCCTCTGCCGTATCCCACGTTAAAAATTTCGCTACCATTTTTACCAATATACTCTAGTGCACTAATGTGAGCATCTGCTAGGTCACTAACGTGAATGTAGTCTCTTACGCATGTGCCATCTTTTGTCGCGTAGTCATCACCAAAAATGCCCATACTCTCGCGCTTGCCAAGTATAGTTTGCACAGCCACCTTGATAAGGTGCGTGGCATTTGGATAATTTTGACCGATAAGTCCCTCTTCGTCTGCGCCTGCTACGTTGAAATAGCGTAAAATCGCAAATTTAAAATTTTTATTTGAAGCGGCATAATCTTTAATGATCTGCTCGCTCATAAGCTTGCTTCTACCATATGGATTTATCGGATTTGTAGGCGTTGTTTCACTCACCTCTGCCACGTCTGGCTCGCCGTAAACTGCGGCAGTTGAGCTAAATATAAATTTATTTACATTATAAGTTTTTGCGTATCTTAGCACCCTCGCAACGTTTGCGGTGTTGTTTAGATAGTATTTTAGCGGCTCACTCATACTCTCAAAAACCTCTATAAACGCTGCAAAATGGATGATCGCATCAAATTTACCATTTTCAAAAATTTCACTTAGATCATCTTCTAAATTTGCGTTTATAAATTTAAAATTTCCGATTTTTTGGAGCGCCTCAAGTGCTTTTTGTGAGCCTTTGCAGAGATTATCGATGATAGTTATCTCATCATTGCCTTGCTTTAAAAGTGCTTTTACTACGTGGCTGCCGATGTATCCAGCACCACCTGTTACTAAAATTTTCAAGTTTAAGCCTTTCGTAAAAAGTGGTTAATTTTATCAAAAATAGAGTAAAGCAAAAGTAAAGCAAGGCTTTTGAATAAATTTTAATCTTCTCTAACCCTTAAAAATATTGGAAATCTTGGCTTGCCTTTGGCTGTTAAATTTTGAAATTTATATGTGATTATGGAGCCTATCTTTGGGGGATTTGTACGTTGCTCGTCGCTTAGTCCTGAGCCTATTTTAAAGATAGTGCCAGATTTTGGCTCGCCAGCTTTTTCTTCATCATCTTTGCCACCAAGCGCTTTACAGGTAAGCGAGCCAGCAAGATTTGCGTATTTGCCGCTGCCTTTGTTTATAGAGACCACCTCGCACTCGGCGTCTTTAAATTTTTTAAATTTTAGTGCATTTTTGCTTCTTTTTCGCTCGTACGGCGCATTTGGCTCACGCACGACTGCTCCCTCTCCGCCTTTTACAATAATGTCCTCTGTGAATTTTAAAAAGTGGGCGTTATCACGCATTTTTATCTGTTTTATGATGATCAAATTTTGATTTGGTTCATTTTTTAGAAATTTAGCCAAAACTTCAAGCCTATCAAGCAAGCCACCACTTGCCTCCGGCACGTCAAAAACGTGAAATTTAAGCCTGCTCCACGCCTTTTCATCTGGCAGTTTATCCATCACAGTAGCCTGAATTTCTTCAAATTTAAGCTCATTTGCATAAAGCTCGCCATCGAGTGCAAATTTTGGGAAATTTTTAGTAAAACTTAGCGGTGCATTCAGCTTTTTGCCCTGTCTTGAGAGTAAATTCTCTCCGTCCCAGTAGGCACGCACGCCATCAAGCTTCTCGCTAGCTAGCCAGCCTGAGACGTTTTGATCTTTATACTCGCTAAGGCGCAGCAAATCAAGAGAAAATGCAAAATTTAAAAGGGCTAAAGCCACAAAAATTATTCTAATCAAGCTTTTGCCTTGCAAAAACAATAATCCATATGATCGTCTACAACGCCCACACTTTGCAAAAATGCATAGGTGCTAACAGAGCCTAAAAATTTAAACCCTCGCTTTTTTAGCTCCTTTGCCACAAAGTCTGACATAGGCGTAGTGGCTGGCACTTGTTTGATATCTTGATAGTGATTTATGATCTGCTTGCCGTCAAATTTGGAATCAAATTTTTTTAATAAATATCCCCAAAGATAGTCATAAAAACTACCAAATTCTTGCGTTACGGATAAAAATACAATGGCGTTTGCAGAAAGTGATTTTAGTTTTAATTGGTTACGGATCAGCCTCTCATTTTGCATAAATTTAGCTATCTCAGCCTCGCCGTAAAGCTTGATCTTCTCTGGATCAAAGCCATCAAACGCCTCTCTCATAGCCTCTCTTTTTTGAAGCACTCCATGCCACGAAAGTCCCGCCTGAAAACCCTCCAGAACTATCATTTCGAAAAATTTTCTATCATCTTTTACGACTTTGCCCCACTCGTTATCGTGGTAAGCTATATCAAGCTCGCCTTTTGCCCATTCACATCGCCTCATCTGCTTTCCTTAAATCTTAACTCCGTAAAACTCGCAGTACCACTCGACAAATTTAGCCACACCGTCGTTTACCTTTGTATTTGGCTTGTAGTCAAAGTCAGCCACCAAATCGCTCACATCAGCAAATGTCGCTGGCACGTCGCCTGCTTGAAGTGGGAGGAAATTTTTCTTGATCTCGCGGCCGATCTTTATCTCAACCGCCTTGATGTAGTCCATGAGCTCGACTGGGCTGTTGTTACCGATATTATATACCTTAAACGGCGCTTTTGAAGTAGCAGGGTCTGGGTGCTTTGCGTCCCAAGCTGGGTTTGGCTTGGCTGGGTTGTCGATGCATTTAATTATGCCCTTTACGATGTCGTCCACGTAGGTAAAGTCGCGCTTCATCTTGCCATAGTTAAAAACATCGATAGTTTTATCTTTAAGCGCAGCATCAACAAACAAAAATAGTGCCATATCAGGACGTCCCCATGGTCCATAAACCGTAAAAAAGCGAAGTCCAGTCGTTGGTACGTTGAATAGATGGCTATAGGTGTGTGCCATCATCTCGTTACTCTTTTTAGTCGCTGCGTAGAGGCTTATAGGGTGATTTACCGCCTCGTGCGTAGAAAACGGCATGTTTTCATTTAGGCCATAAACCGAACTAGAGCTTGCATAGACTAAATTTTTGATCTCATTGTGGCGGCAGCACTCGAGGATATTCACAAAGCCTGTGATGTTGCTGTCTATATAGGCTTTTGGATTTATGAGCGAGTAGCGAACGCCTGCTTGTGCGGCTAAATTTACCACTATGTCAAATTTTTCTTTAGCAAAAAGCTCTTTCATCGTCTTTTCATCAGCGAGGTCTGCTTTTATAAATTTTAAATTAGGCTGCGTTTTTGAGGTGATAAGCTTGCCATAGTCTATCTCGCTCGTATCAAAGCCAGCCGTTTTTAGGCGCGCGAGCTTTAAATTTACATCATAGTAGTCATTTATAACGTCATATCCAACGACCTCATCGCCACGTGCCACAAGGGCATTTGCAAGGTGAAATCCTATAAATCCAGCTGTTCCAGTTACTAAAATTTTCATATTTTTCCTTTCATTTTTGGCTTATT is a window encoding:
- a CDS encoding UDP-glucose dehydrogenase family protein, whose translation is MKVAVIGTGYVGLVSGACFAKMGNDVICVDVDEKKIEALKNGVVPIYEPGLADIVSECYKNGSLKFSTQITEVLEHADVLFIAVGTPMGADGQADLKYVLSVAKSIGENLSKPLIVVDKSTVPVGTGAKVHEVIEAELKKRNAKVKFEVVSNPEFLKEGAAVEDFLKPDRVVIGASSEWGFSVMRELYEPFMKNHDRLICMDVKSAEMTKYAANSMLATKISFINEIANICERVGADVNLVRKGIGSDSRIGYSFIYPGCGYGGSCFPKDVEALIYTARQNGFEPELLNAVESRNKAQKRVLFEKIYNFFGGDLKGKTIALWGLAFKPNTDDMREASSLTLIKLLDEAGAKVVAYDPKSSEEAKKYIPNLDVKYAKNKYDALNNADAMVLVTEWSEFRSPDFMEIKERLKNAVIFDGRNQYNAKILAEHGFKYFQIGVKA
- the galE gene encoding UDP-glucose 4-epimerase GalE, with the translated sequence MKILVTGGAGYIGSHVVKALLKQGNDEITIIDNLCKGSQKALEALQKIGNFKFINANLEDDLSEIFENGKFDAIIHFAAFIEVFESMSEPLKYYLNNTANVARVLRYAKTYNVNKFIFSSTAAVYGEPDVAEVSETTPTNPINPYGRSKLMSEQIIKDYAASNKNFKFAILRYFNVAGADEEGLIGQNYPNATHLIKVAVQTILGKRESMGIFGDDYATKDGTCVRDYIHVSDLADAHISALEYIGKNGSEIFNVGYGRGFSVKEVIETAKEVSGVNFKVLNAPRRDGDPAILISNASKLRSLTSWNPKRDDLALIIKTALEWEKKI
- a CDS encoding DNA ligase — translated: MRIIFVALALLNFAFSLDLLRLSEYKDQNVSGWLASEKLDGVRAYWDGENLLSRQGKKLNAPLSFTKNFPKFALDGELYANELKFEEIQATVMDKLPDEKAWSRLKFHVFDVPEASGGLLDRLEVLAKFLKNEPNQNLIIIKQIKMRDNAHFLKFTEDIIVKGGEGAVVREPNAPYERKRSKNALKFKKFKDAECEVVSINKGSGKYANLAGSLTCKALGGKDDEEKAGEPKSGTIFKIGSGLSDEQRTNPPKIGSIITYKFQNLTAKGKPRFPIFLRVRED
- a CDS encoding DNA-3-methyladenine glycosylase I; its protein translation is MRRCEWAKGELDIAYHDNEWGKVVKDDRKFFEMIVLEGFQAGLSWHGVLQKREAMREAFDGFDPEKIKLYGEAEIAKFMQNERLIRNQLKLKSLSANAIVFLSVTQEFGSFYDYLWGYLLKKFDSKFDGKQIINHYQDIKQVPATTPMSDFVAKELKKRGFKFLGSVSTYAFLQSVGVVDDHMDYCFCKAKA
- a CDS encoding NAD-dependent epimerase, with amino-acid sequence MKILVTGTAGFIGFHLANALVARGDEVVGYDVINDYYDVNLKLARLKTAGFDTSEIDYGKLITSKTQPNLKFIKADLADEKTMKELFAKEKFDIVVNLAAQAGVRYSLINPKAYIDSNITGFVNILECCRHNEIKNLVYASSSSVYGLNENMPFSTHEAVNHPISLYAATKKSNEMMAHTYSHLFNVPTTGLRFFTVYGPWGRPDMALFLFVDAALKDKTIDVFNYGKMKRDFTYVDDIVKGIIKCIDNPAKPNPAWDAKHPDPATSKAPFKVYNIGNNSPVELMDYIKAVEIKIGREIKKNFLPLQAGDVPATFADVSDLVADFDYKPNTKVNDGVAKFVEWYCEFYGVKI